A genomic window from Diospyros lotus cultivar Yz01 chromosome 2, ASM1463336v1, whole genome shotgun sequence includes:
- the LOC127794998 gene encoding heat shock 70 kDa protein 14-like, protein MSVVGFDFGNESCVVAVARQRGIDIVLNDESKRETPAIVCFGEKQRFLGTAGAASSMMNPKNTISQVKRLIGRQFSDPELQQDLKVLPFAVSEGPDGYPLINARYLGEAKTFTPTQVLGMVLSNLKGIAEKNLNAAVVDCCIGIPVYFTDLQRRAVLDAAAIAGLHPLRLMHETTATALAFGIYKTDLPENDQLNVAFVDIGHASMQVCIAGFKRGQLKILAHSFDRSLGGRDFDEVLFQHFAAKFKEEYKIDVFQNARACLRLRAACEKLKKVLSANPEAPLNIECLMDEKDVRGFIKREEFEQISIPILERVIKPLEKALSEAGLTVENIHAVEVVGSGSRVPAIIRILTEFFGKEPRRTMNASECVAKGCALQCAILSPTFKVREFQVNESFPFPIAVSWKGAAPDAQNGAAENQQSRIIFPKGNPIPSIKALTFYRSETFSIDVQYADVNEVHAPAEISRYTIGPVQSTKSERAKLKVKVRLNLHGIVSVESATLLEEEEVEVPVVKEATKEAAKMETDEASSNAAPPATEADVNMQDSKADVPGAENGAPESEEKTVEMETDAKVEAPKKKVKKTNIPVSEMVYGGMASTDLQKAVEKEFEMALQDRIMEETKDKKNAVEAYVYDMRNKLYDKYQEFVTDSEREEFTAKLQQVEDWLYEDGEDETKGVYIAKLEELKKQGDPIEERYKEFSERGSVIDQLLYCIKSYREAAMLNDSKFEHIDLAEKEKVLNGCAESEAWLSDKKQQQDSLPKYAAPVLLSADVRKKAETLDRFCRPIMTKPKPDKPATPEASVPASPQGSEPQSQGAENANAGASPNESTGDANSGVPPTAAEPMETDKSETAPGAAA, encoded by the exons ATGAGCGTAGTGGGTTTTGATTTTGGCAATGAGAGCTGCGTTGTTGCAGTTGCAAGGCAAAGAGGCATTGATATTGTTCTTAATGATGAATCCAAGCGTGAGACTCCTGCCATTGTGTGCTTTGGTGAGAAACAGCGGTTTCTTGGAACAGCTGGGGCTGCTTCAAGCATGATGAATCCAAAGAATACGATTTCTCAGGTAAAGAGGCTGATTGGACGCCAGTTTTCAGATCCTGAGCTGCAACAAGATCTCAAAGTGCTGCCTTTTGCTGTCTCCGAAGGTCCAGATGGATACCCATTGATTAATGCTCGATATTTGGGAGAAGCAAAAACATTTACGCCTACCCAAGTACTGGGCATGGTTCTTTCAAATCTGAAGGGCATAGCAGAGAAGAATCTCAATGCTGCAGTGGTGGATTGCTGTATTGGGATTCCTGTTTATTTCACTGATCTTCAAAGAAGAGCTGTCTTGGATGCGGCTGCTATTGCAGGTTTGCATCCTCTCCGGTTGATGCATGAAACCACTGCAACTGCTTTGGCATTTGGAATTTATAAGACAGATTTACCTGAGAATGATCAGTTAAATGTTGCATTTGTTGATATTGGCCACGCTAGTATGCAAGTTTGCATAGCTGGTTTTAAGAGGGGCCAACTGAAGATATTGGCCCATTCTTTCGACCGATCTTTAGGTGGCAGAGATTTTGATGAAGTTCTATTCCAGCATTTTGCTGCAAAGTTCAAGGAAGAATACAAGATTGATGTTTTCCAGAATGCTAGGGCCTGCCTCCGGCTTCGTGCCGCTTGTGAAAAGCTGAAGAAAGTTCTTAGTGCTAACCCAGAGGCACCTCTGAATATAGAATGTTTGATGGATGAAAAGGATGTTAGGGGTTTCATCAAGAGAGAAGAGTTTGAGCAGATAAGCATTCCAATTTTGGAACGCGTGATAAAGCCATTGGAGAAGGCTCTTTCAGAAGCTGGCCTGACGGTTGAGAATATTCATGCAGTTGAGGTTGTTGGTTCAGGCTCTAGGGTTCCTGCCATAATCAGAATACTGACAGAATTCTTTGGCAAGGAACCTAGACGTACAATGAATGCAAGTGAGTGTGTTGCCAAAGGCTGTGCCTTGCAGTGTGCAATCCTCAGCCCCACATTCAAAGTCCGGGAATTTCAG GTCAACGAGAGTTTTCCATTTCCCATTGCTGTGTCATGGAAAGGTGCTGCACCGGATGCTCAAAATGGAGCTGCTGAGAATCAACAAAGCCGTATTATTTTCCCGAAAGGGAATCCAATACCTAGTATTAAGGCTTTGACATTCTATAGATCGGAAACTTTTTCAATAGATGTTCAGTATGCTGATGTCAATGAAGTGCACGCACCGGCAGAGATTAGCAGATACACG ATTGGACCTGTTCAATCCACAAAGAGTGAACGGGCAAAATTGAAAGTGAAAGTTCGTTTGAATCTGCATGGCATTGTATCGGTTGAGTCAGCGACT CTTTTGGAAGAGGAGGAAGTTGAAGTCCCAGTTGTTAAAGAGGCAACTAAAGAAGCTGCTAAGATGGAGACAGATGAAGCTTCAAGCAATGCTGCTCCCCCAGCTACTGAAGCTGATGTAAATATGCAAGATTCAAAGGCTGATGTTCCTGGGGCTGAGAACGGTGCCCCTGAGTCTGAAGAGAAGACTGTTGAAATGGAAACAGATGCCAAG GTTGAGGCTCCAAAGAAGAAGGTGAAGAAAACAAACATTCCTGTATCTGAGATGGTTTATGGAGGAATGGCTTCTACAGACTTGCAGAAAGCGGTAGAGAAGGAGTTTGAAATGGCTTTGCAGGATCGAATcatggaagaaacaaaagacaagaaaaatgcTGTTGAAGCCTATGTCTATGACATGAGAAACAAG CTTTATGACAAATACCAAGAGTTTGTTACCGATTCAGAGAGGGAAGAGTTTACTGCTAAACTGCAGCAGGTGGAAGATTGGTTGTATGAAGATGGTGAGGATGAAACCAAAGGTGTATACATTGCTAAGCTTGAGGAGCTCAAGAAG CAAGGTGATCCAATTGAGGAGCGGTACAAGGAGTTCAGTGAGAGGGGATCGGTGATTGATCAACTTCTCTATTGTATTAAGAGTTACAGAGAAGCTGCAATGCTAAATGATTCTAAATTTGAGCACATTGACTTGGCTGAGAAGGAAAAG GTTCTGAATGGATGTGCTGAGTCTGAGGCTTGGTTGAGTGATAAAAAACAACAGCAGGACTCCCTACCCAAATATGCAGCCCCAGTTCTATTGTCAGCTGATGTTAGAAAGAAGGCTGAAACCCTCGACAG GTTTTGCAGGCCGATTATGACGAAACCTAAGCCAGACAAGCCAGCCACGCCTGAAGCATCAGTACCGGCATCTCCCCAAGGAAGCGAACCACAATCTCAAGGTGCCGAGAATGCCAACGCGGGTGCCAGTCCTAATGAGAGTACTGGGGATGCCAACAGCGGGGTGCCACCAACTGCTGCGGAGCCTATGGAGACCGACAAGTCAGAAACTGCTCCTGGTGCAGCGGCTTAA